In one window of Pseudomonas putida DNA:
- a CDS encoding MFS transporter has protein sequence MLAALKRYPSAVRLLLLTTFVLTLARAITLPYLVVYLSDSFQMSVSHIGLLIGGALIVASLLSLYGGHLVDTLRNHTVIIVATLVFTLSFAVAMLSPSVALFFLCLVLINLALAVVDIASKAGFCALLPVEERAEVFAIKYTLSNIGYAVGPLLGVALIELDGHLPFLVSALIGLLMCLVYQRLGDRQLRPSEPQLPGAGFMQVAIGLARDRRLVCFTLGGALSAVVFGQFTAYLSQYLVVTAHASEAARLVGVLVTTNAVTVIALQYLIGRRISRQYLMPWLMAGMALFVAGLLGFSLAGSVLGWCLAMLVFTLGEIIVIPAEYMFIDLIAPEHLRGVYYGAQNLSNLGAALGPVLVGFALGYVVPVAVFYLLVLSVLLAALFYYLGTRGAKI, from the coding sequence ATGCTCGCCGCACTGAAACGCTATCCCTCCGCTGTCCGCCTGCTGCTGCTCACCACCTTCGTGCTGACCCTGGCGCGCGCGATCACCCTGCCCTATCTGGTCGTCTATCTGTCGGACAGCTTCCAGATGTCGGTCAGCCATATCGGCCTGCTGATCGGCGGGGCACTGATCGTCGCCTCGTTGCTGAGCCTGTATGGCGGACATCTGGTCGACACGCTGCGCAACCATACGGTGATCATCGTCGCAACCCTGGTGTTCACGCTGTCGTTCGCCGTCGCCATGTTGAGCCCCTCGGTGGCGCTGTTCTTCCTGTGCCTGGTGCTGATCAACCTCGCCCTGGCGGTGGTCGACATCGCCAGCAAGGCCGGATTCTGCGCCCTGCTGCCGGTGGAGGAGCGCGCCGAGGTGTTCGCCATCAAGTACACCCTCAGCAACATCGGCTATGCCGTCGGCCCGCTGCTGGGGGTGGCGCTGATCGAGCTCGATGGCCATCTGCCGTTCCTGGTCTCGGCGCTGATCGGCCTGCTCATGTGCCTGGTCTACCAGCGTCTGGGCGATCGGCAGTTACGCCCCAGCGAGCCGCAACTGCCCGGCGCCGGCTTCATGCAAGTGGCTATCGGGCTGGCGCGTGACCGTCGCCTGGTGTGCTTCACCCTGGGCGGCGCCCTCAGTGCAGTGGTGTTCGGCCAGTTCACCGCCTACCTGTCGCAATACCTGGTGGTGACGGCCCACGCCAGCGAAGCGGCGCGGTTGGTCGGGGTGCTGGTGACGACCAACGCCGTGACGGTGATCGCCCTGCAATACCTGATCGGCAGACGCATCAGCCGCCAGTACCTGATGCCCTGGCTGATGGCCGGGATGGCACTGTTCGTCGCCGGGCTGCTGGGCTTCTCGCTGGCAGGCTCGGTGCTGGGCTGGTGCCTGGCAATGCTGGTGTTCACCCTCGGCGAGATCATCGTGATCCCGGCGGAGTACATGTTCATCGACCTGATCGCACCGGAGCATCTGCGCGGCGTCTACTATGGCGCGCAGAACCTCTCCAACCTCGGCGCGGCACTGGGGCCGGTACTGGTCGGGTTTGCCCTGGGGTATGTAGTGCCGGTGGCGGTGTTCTACCTGCTGGTGCTGTCGGTGCTGCTGGCGGCATTGTTCTATTACCTGGGGACGCGAGGGGCGAAGATCTAG
- a CDS encoding NahK/ErcS family hybrid sensor histidine kinase/response regulator encodes MSLSSGLIAVVALAYMAIMFAIAFYGDRRSTPLPPRLRAWVYSLSLAVYCTSWTFFGAVGQAAEQLWAFLPIYLGPVLLLIFAPWVLQKMVLISKQQNITSIADFIAARYGKSQTLAVVVALICLVGVLPYIALQLKGIVLGVNLLIGATPDATGTRVQDTALVVSLVLALFAIVFGTRSLDVTEHHRGMVLAIAFESLIKLLAFLAVGAFVVFNLYDGFDDLFSQARQSIHLESYWQETINWPSMVVQTAVAMMAIICLPRQFHVTVVENIEPQDMRLARWVFPLYLVLAALFVVPIALAGQMLLPGTVISDSFVISLPLAEAHPSLALLAFIGGASAATGMVIVEAVALSTMVSNDMLLPWLLRRTNAERPFEAFRHWMLSVRRVAIVVILLLAYVSYRLLGSTASLATIGQIAFAAVTQLTPAMLGALYWKQANRRGVFAGLAAGIFLWFYTLVLPIAAHSLGWSLQLFPGLAWLHGNPLDLPITPLTQGVVLSLAGNFMLFAWVSILSRTRVSEHWQAGRFIGQQTSARPSSRPLLAVQIDDLLNLAARFVGEERARQSFIRFAYRQGKGFNPNQNADGDWIEHTERLLAGVLGTSSTRAVVKAAIEGRDMQLEDVVRIADEASEVLQFNRALLQGAIENINQGISVVDQNLHLVAWNRRYLELFNYPDGLISVGRPIADIIRYNAERGLCGPGEAQVHVARRLHWMRQGRAHTSERLFPNGRVIELIGNPMPGGGFVMSFTDITPFREAEQALKDANEGLEQRVAERTHELSQLNQALSEAKSHAEAVSQSKTRFLAAVSHDLMQPLNAARLFSAALSQQAEGLSEEAQQLVQHMDSSLRSAEELISDLLDISRLENGKVTPDIKPFALNELFDTLGAEFKVLAAEKGLEFRLRGSRLQVASDMKLLRRVLQNFLTNALRYGKSPILLGARREGEHLWLEVWDRGPGIADDKLQVIFQEFKRLDSHQTRAEKGLGLGLAIADGLCRVLGHRLEVRSWPGKGSVFRVSVPIARHPVAAPAAPAEPGGQPLAGLQVLCVDNEDSILIGMNSLLGRWGCQVWTARNQAECEALLLKGMRPHLALVDYHLDDGETGTGLMAWLRTRLGEPVPGVVISADGRNETIAQVHAAGLDYLAKPVKPAALRALLNRHLSLVQ; translated from the coding sequence ATGTCGTTGTCCAGCGGGCTGATCGCCGTGGTCGCCCTGGCCTATATGGCCATCATGTTCGCCATCGCCTTCTACGGCGACCGTCGCAGCACGCCGTTGCCGCCGCGCCTGCGCGCCTGGGTGTACAGCCTGTCGCTGGCGGTGTACTGCACCAGCTGGACCTTCTTCGGCGCCGTCGGCCAGGCGGCCGAGCAGCTCTGGGCGTTCCTGCCGATCTACCTGGGCCCGGTGCTGCTGCTGATCTTCGCACCCTGGGTGCTGCAGAAGATGGTGCTGATCAGCAAGCAGCAGAACATCACCTCGATCGCCGACTTCATTGCCGCCCGCTACGGCAAGTCGCAGACGCTCGCGGTGGTGGTTGCACTGATCTGTCTGGTCGGCGTGCTGCCTTACATCGCCCTGCAGCTCAAGGGCATCGTGCTCGGCGTCAACTTGCTGATCGGGGCCACTCCCGACGCTACCGGTACCCGGGTGCAGGACACGGCGCTGGTGGTGTCGCTGGTGCTGGCGCTGTTCGCCATCGTCTTCGGCACGCGCAGCCTGGATGTCACCGAGCACCATCGCGGCATGGTACTGGCCATCGCCTTCGAGTCCCTGATCAAGCTGCTGGCGTTTCTTGCCGTGGGCGCCTTCGTGGTGTTCAACCTGTATGACGGCTTCGACGACCTGTTCAGCCAGGCGCGCCAGTCGATCCACCTGGAAAGCTATTGGCAGGAGACGATCAACTGGCCATCGATGGTGGTGCAGACCGCCGTGGCGATGATGGCGATCATCTGCCTGCCGCGGCAGTTCCACGTCACCGTGGTCGAGAACATCGAGCCTCAGGACATGCGCCTGGCCCGCTGGGTGTTCCCGCTGTACCTGGTGCTGGCGGCACTGTTCGTGGTGCCGATCGCCCTGGCCGGGCAGATGCTGCTGCCGGGCACGGTGATTTCCGACTCCTTCGTCATCAGCCTGCCGCTGGCCGAAGCCCACCCGAGCCTGGCCCTGCTGGCTTTCATCGGCGGCGCTTCGGCCGCTACCGGCATGGTGATCGTCGAGGCGGTGGCGCTGTCGACCATGGTGTCCAACGACATGCTGCTGCCCTGGCTGCTGCGACGCACCAACGCCGAGCGCCCGTTCGAGGCGTTCCGTCACTGGATGCTCTCGGTGCGCCGGGTGGCCATCGTGGTCATCCTGCTGCTGGCCTACGTGAGCTATCGCCTGCTCGGTTCCACCGCCAGCCTTGCGACCATCGGCCAGATCGCCTTCGCCGCAGTCACCCAGCTGACCCCGGCGATGCTCGGCGCCCTGTACTGGAAGCAGGCCAACCGCCGCGGCGTGTTCGCCGGCCTCGCTGCGGGCATCTTCCTGTGGTTCTACACCTTGGTGCTGCCGATCGCCGCCCATAGCCTGGGCTGGTCGCTGCAGTTGTTCCCCGGCCTTGCCTGGCTGCACGGCAACCCGCTGGACCTGCCGATCACCCCGCTGACACAAGGGGTGGTGCTGTCGCTGGCGGGCAACTTCATGCTCTTTGCCTGGGTCTCGATTCTGTCGCGCACCCGGGTTTCCGAGCACTGGCAGGCCGGGCGCTTCATCGGCCAGCAAACCAGCGCCCGCCCCAGCAGCCGCCCCCTGCTGGCCGTGCAGATCGACGATCTGCTCAACCTTGCCGCGCGTTTCGTCGGCGAGGAACGCGCGCGGCAGAGCTTCATCCGCTTCGCCTACCGCCAGGGCAAGGGCTTCAACCCCAACCAGAACGCCGACGGCGACTGGATCGAACACACCGAGCGTCTGCTCGCTGGCGTGCTCGGCACCTCCTCCACCCGTGCGGTGGTCAAGGCCGCCATCGAAGGCCGCGACATGCAGCTCGAAGACGTGGTGCGTATCGCCGACGAAGCCAGCGAGGTTTTGCAATTCAACCGCGCCCTGCTGCAAGGCGCCATCGAGAACATCAACCAGGGCATCAGTGTGGTCGACCAGAACCTGCATCTGGTGGCCTGGAACCGTCGATATCTCGAACTGTTCAATTACCCCGACGGGCTGATCAGTGTCGGCCGACCGATCGCCGACATCATCCGCTACAACGCCGAGCGCGGCCTGTGCGGCCCGGGCGAGGCGCAGGTGCACGTGGCGAGGCGCCTCCACTGGATGCGCCAGGGCCGGGCGCACACCTCGGAACGGTTGTTCCCCAACGGACGGGTGATCGAACTGATTGGCAACCCCATGCCCGGCGGTGGCTTCGTCATGAGCTTTACCGACATCACCCCGTTCCGCGAAGCCGAACAGGCGCTCAAGGACGCCAACGAGGGCCTAGAGCAGCGCGTGGCCGAACGCACCCACGAGCTGTCGCAACTGAACCAGGCGTTGTCGGAAGCCAAGAGCCATGCCGAGGCGGTCAGCCAGTCCAAGACCCGCTTCCTCGCTGCCGTCAGCCACGACCTGATGCAACCGCTGAATGCCGCGCGGCTGTTCTCCGCCGCCCTGTCACAACAGGCCGAGGGCCTGAGTGAAGAGGCCCAGCAACTGGTGCAGCACATGGACAGCTCGCTGCGCTCGGCAGAGGAATTGATCAGCGACCTGCTGGACATCTCGCGCCTGGAGAACGGCAAGGTCACCCCCGACATCAAACCCTTCGCGCTCAACGAACTGTTCGACACCCTGGGCGCCGAGTTCAAGGTACTGGCGGCCGAGAAAGGCCTGGAATTCCGCCTGCGCGGCAGCCGGCTGCAAGTCGCCAGCGACATGAAACTGTTGCGCCGGGTGCTGCAGAACTTCCTCACCAACGCCCTGCGTTACGGCAAGAGCCCGATCCTGCTGGGCGCTCGACGCGAAGGCGAGCACCTTTGGCTGGAAGTCTGGGATCGCGGTCCGGGCATTGCCGACGACAAACTGCAGGTGATCTTCCAGGAGTTCAAACGCCTGGACAGCCATCAGACCCGCGCCGAAAAAGGCCTGGGCCTGGGCCTGGCAATCGCCGATGGCCTGTGCCGGGTGCTCGGGCATCGCCTGGAAGTGCGCTCGTGGCCAGGCAAGGGCAGCGTGTTCCGGGTCAGCGTGCCGATCGCCAGGCATCCCGTCGCAGCGCCCGCAGCGCCCGCGGAACCGGGCGGGCAACCGCTCGCCGGGCTGCAGGTGCTGTGCGTGGACAACGAAGACAGCATCCTGATCGGCATGAACAGCCTGCTCGGGCGTTGGGGCTGCCAGGTCTGGACCGCACGCAACCAGGCCGAGTGCGAGGCGCTGCTATTGAAGGGCATGCGCCCGCACCTGGCGCTGGTGGACTACCACCTGGACGACGGCGAAACCGGTACTGGCCTGATGGCCTGGCTACGCACGCGCCTGGGCGAACCCGTTCCAGGCGTGGTGATCAGTGCCGACGGGCGCAACGAAACCATCGCCCAGGTGCATGCTGCAGGGCTGGACTACCTGGCCAAGCCGGTCAAGCCCGCCGCCCTGCGTGCGTTGCTCAATCGGCATCTGAGCCTGGTTCAGTAA
- the rmuC gene encoding DNA recombination protein RmuC: MMQERLSAAQLAQAGLQAQLEACRDEISDLSEANSHKQATLAAQNRELELLQIERDNARDAAHAWNLERATREAELRRLEAQAARLDAELREQQESHTQRLDDLQEARDTLRAQFAEMATKIFDEREQRFAQTSQQHLGQLLDPLKERIQAFEKRVEESYQQEARERFSLGKELERLQQLNLRLSDEATNLTQALKGQKTQGNWGELILERVLEHAGLEKGREYQTQVSLKSADGERFQPDVLIMLPGDKQVVVDAKVSLTAYQQFVSGNDEAALKQHVQSLRSHVKGLSSKDYSRLDGLHSLDFVLLFVPIEAAFSAALQAEPGLFQEAFDRQIVIVSPTTLLATLRVIDSLWKQERQGQNAREIAERAGWLYDKFVLFIQDLDELGARLQQVDKAYAAARNKLCEGRGNLISRSEQLKLLGARASKSLPADLLERALSDEALADATLTEPGSDAD, translated from the coding sequence CTGATGCAGGAACGCCTGAGTGCCGCGCAGTTGGCCCAGGCTGGCCTGCAGGCGCAGCTCGAAGCCTGCCGCGACGAGATCAGCGACCTCAGCGAAGCCAACAGCCACAAACAGGCGACGCTTGCTGCGCAGAATCGCGAGCTGGAACTGTTGCAGATCGAGCGCGACAACGCGCGCGATGCCGCCCATGCCTGGAACCTGGAGCGCGCGACCCGCGAAGCCGAACTGCGTCGCCTGGAGGCTCAGGCTGCGCGGCTGGACGCCGAACTGCGCGAGCAGCAGGAAAGCCACACCCAGCGCCTGGACGACTTGCAGGAAGCCCGCGATACGCTACGTGCCCAGTTCGCCGAGATGGCCACCAAGATTTTCGACGAGCGCGAGCAGCGCTTCGCCCAGACCAGTCAGCAGCACTTGGGACAATTGCTCGATCCGCTCAAGGAGCGCATCCAGGCCTTCGAAAAGCGTGTCGAAGAGAGCTATCAGCAGGAGGCCCGCGAGCGCTTCTCGCTGGGCAAGGAGCTTGAGCGCCTGCAGCAACTCAACCTGCGTCTGTCTGATGAGGCCACCAATCTCACCCAGGCGCTCAAGGGCCAGAAGACCCAGGGCAACTGGGGCGAGTTGATTCTTGAGCGGGTACTGGAGCATGCGGGCCTTGAGAAAGGCCGCGAGTACCAGACCCAGGTCAGCCTGAAGAGCGCCGATGGCGAGCGTTTCCAGCCTGATGTGCTGATCATGCTGCCGGGGGACAAGCAGGTGGTGGTCGATGCCAAGGTCAGCCTCACCGCCTACCAACAGTTCGTCTCCGGCAATGACGAGGCGGCGCTCAAACAGCACGTGCAGTCCTTGCGCAGTCACGTCAAAGGCCTCTCCAGCAAGGATTACAGCCGGCTGGATGGCTTGCACAGCCTGGATTTCGTATTACTGTTCGTACCCATCGAAGCGGCCTTCTCGGCAGCGCTGCAAGCGGAGCCGGGCCTGTTCCAGGAAGCCTTCGACCGACAGATCGTCATTGTCAGCCCCACCACCTTGCTCGCGACCCTGAGGGTCATCGACAGCCTGTGGAAGCAGGAGCGTCAGGGCCAGAACGCCCGCGAGATCGCCGAGCGTGCGGGTTGGCTGTACGACAAGTTCGTGCTGTTCATCCAGGACCTGGACGAGCTCGGTGCGCGCCTGCAGCAGGTCGACAAGGCCTACGCCGCAGCGCGCAACAAACTGTGCGAAGGGCGCGGCAACCTGATCAGCCGCAGCGAGCAGCTCAAGCTGCTAGGCGCGCGCGCCAGCAAGAGCTTGCCGGCCGACCTGCTGGAGCGGGCGCTGTCGGATGAGGCGCTGGCCGATGCGACGCTTACTGAACCAGGCTCAGATGCCGATTGA
- a CDS encoding tetratricopeptide repeat protein: MKFRGKSPAGSPAIAPLVSPKRFSLKVALWLLDNPRLADKRSVKHLAGRMLKQPARQGVVVAQSRLGQMLCRDCGTARDRRIGHELLRQAARAGDSRAQLEYGRLCQAQDPEQARYWLELAAGQGSQEARRLLGLLPSVH, from the coding sequence ATGAAGTTTCGTGGTAAATCCCCCGCCGGTTCCCCCGCCATTGCGCCGTTGGTTTCTCCCAAGCGCTTTTCCCTGAAAGTGGCCCTGTGGCTGCTCGACAACCCGCGCCTGGCTGACAAGCGCAGCGTCAAGCACCTCGCTGGGCGCATGCTCAAGCAACCCGCCCGGCAGGGCGTGGTGGTAGCGCAGAGTCGCCTGGGGCAGATGCTCTGCCGTGACTGTGGCACTGCGCGGGATCGGCGTATCGGCCATGAGCTGCTGCGCCAGGCCGCCCGCGCCGGTGACAGTCGGGCTCAGCTCGAATATGGCCGGTTGTGCCAGGCGCAGGATCCCGAGCAAGCGCGGTACTGGCTGGAGCTGGCGGCGGGACAGGGTTCGCAGGAGGCGCGGCGGCTGCTTGGCCTGCTGCCTTCGGTGCATTAG
- a CDS encoding OmpP1/FadL family transporter, translating into MKTVMLKTSLGVAIALASSQLFASGFALNEQSVSGMGTGFAGRSSSADDASTIYGNPAGMSRLKREQITVGGAAVIAKTDISGRGSNLGGKMDGDMVPFVGVPMGYYVKPIDDHWSLGFGVYVPFGLVTDYGSNHAARYWGKKSHVEVVTFQPTVSYAFNDKVSIGFGPTINRIKGELGSSTINPRSPGRNDGEVKIKGDDTAVGYNIGILVQATDRTRLGLTYHSMVDYKLEGKTKINNALIGPFSGSKFDADLKIKTPESVDFSVTHELDDQWTLYAGSTWTRWSRLKDITVTNDVPAPLAGQFGTISEEQNWHDTWAHAIGASYKVNKEWTLRTGFTVDQSPTNNHDRSPRIPTGDRKIFSLGAGYSPTDDVTIDVAYSYLWEEDTKVNLASATKGTYQAKYENSAHGIGASLTYRF; encoded by the coding sequence ATGAAAACAGTCATGCTCAAAACCTCTCTCGGCGTCGCTATCGCGCTCGCTTCCAGCCAACTGTTCGCCAGCGGCTTCGCCCTCAACGAACAGAGCGTCAGTGGCATGGGGACAGGTTTTGCGGGTCGTTCTTCCTCTGCCGACGATGCCAGCACCATTTACGGAAACCCTGCCGGCATGTCGCGCCTCAAGCGCGAACAGATCACCGTAGGCGGCGCAGCCGTCATCGCCAAGACCGACATTTCCGGCCGCGGCAGCAACCTGGGCGGGAAAATGGACGGTGACATGGTGCCGTTCGTAGGCGTGCCCATGGGCTACTATGTCAAGCCAATCGACGATCACTGGAGCCTGGGCTTCGGCGTCTACGTGCCCTTCGGCCTGGTCACCGACTACGGCAGCAACCACGCGGCACGCTACTGGGGCAAGAAGAGCCACGTCGAAGTGGTCACCTTCCAGCCGACCGTCAGCTACGCCTTCAACGACAAGGTGTCGATCGGTTTCGGCCCGACCATCAACCGCATCAAGGGCGAGCTGGGTTCGAGCACCATCAACCCGCGCTCCCCTGGCCGCAACGATGGCGAAGTGAAGATCAAGGGTGATGACACCGCCGTTGGCTACAACATCGGTATCCTGGTCCAGGCCACCGACCGCACCCGCCTCGGCCTGACCTACCACTCGATGGTCGACTACAAGCTCGAAGGCAAGACCAAGATCAACAACGCGTTGATCGGCCCGTTCAGCGGCAGCAAATTCGACGCCGACCTGAAGATCAAGACGCCCGAGTCGGTGGACTTCTCGGTCACCCACGAACTCGACGACCAGTGGACCCTGTACGCAGGCAGCACCTGGACCCGTTGGAGCCGTTTGAAGGACATCACCGTCACCAACGACGTCCCTGCACCGCTGGCCGGCCAGTTCGGCACCATCAGCGAAGAGCAGAACTGGCACGACACCTGGGCTCACGCCATCGGTGCCTCGTACAAGGTGAACAAGGAGTGGACCCTGCGCACCGGCTTCACCGTCGACCAGTCGCCAACCAACAACCACGACCGCTCTCCGCGCATCCCTACTGGCGATCGCAAGATCTTCAGCCTGGGTGCCGGCTATAGCCCGACCGACGACGTGACCATCGACGTGGCCTACTCCTACCTGTGGGAAGAGGACACCAAGGTGAACCTGGCCAGCGCCACCAAAGGCACCTACCAGGCCAAGTACGAGAACAGCGCTCACGGCATCGGAGCGTCGCTCACCTACCGCTTCTGA
- a CDS encoding LysR family transcriptional regulator: MDLLNAIRSFIKVVEAGSIAGAARTLGLSAAAVSQNLARLEAHLQVRLLSRSTRSMALTPAGSQYYSRVKHVERDLILAEQEVTTPDTEPQGRLCIAASSAFGRRILAPLIPAFSARYPLLSIEMVASDRRVSHAREDVDVSLRITPQLEDHLLARHIARIPFICCASPGYLARAGRPTTPEALRDHRCLVLRYPVDGRLLRWGFVRDGMRFEAEFDNVLISDDIEALAEMALNDGGVTRLAEFLVRPHLDSGQLVPLFDSAQPGEAYAQTEPMDVFLCVADRFAMTTKVRVFMEYLQASLGEHWRVQA, translated from the coding sequence ATGGATCTGCTCAATGCCATCCGCAGTTTCATCAAGGTCGTCGAGGCCGGCAGCATTGCCGGTGCGGCGCGCACACTGGGCCTGAGTGCGGCAGCGGTCAGCCAGAACCTGGCGCGCCTGGAGGCGCACCTGCAGGTCCGCCTGCTGTCGCGCAGCACGCGCAGCATGGCGCTCACGCCTGCTGGCAGCCAGTATTACAGCCGGGTCAAGCACGTAGAACGTGACCTGATCCTGGCCGAACAGGAGGTCACCACTCCCGATACCGAGCCGCAGGGGCGCTTGTGCATTGCCGCCTCATCGGCATTCGGGCGCCGCATCCTGGCGCCCCTGATTCCTGCCTTCAGTGCACGCTATCCGCTGCTTTCGATAGAAATGGTTGCGAGTGATCGCCGGGTCAGTCATGCCCGCGAAGATGTCGATGTCAGTCTGCGTATCACGCCGCAGCTGGAAGATCATCTGCTGGCGCGACATATCGCCCGGATTCCGTTCATCTGTTGCGCCTCGCCGGGATATCTGGCCAGGGCTGGCCGACCGACCACGCCCGAGGCGCTGCGTGATCATCGCTGCCTGGTGTTGCGTTATCCGGTCGATGGTCGCCTGCTGCGCTGGGGCTTCGTGCGAGATGGCATGCGCTTCGAGGCGGAGTTCGACAATGTGTTGATCAGCGACGACATCGAGGCCCTGGCGGAAATGGCGCTCAACGATGGTGGGGTGACGCGCCTGGCCGAGTTCCTTGTGCGTCCGCACCTGGACAGCGGTCAGTTGGTGCCGTTGTTCGACTCTGCCCAACCTGGCGAGGCCTATGCGCAGACCGAACCGATGGATGTGTTCCTGTGCGTGGCCGATCGCTTTGCCATGACCACCAAAGTGCGGGTATTCATGGAGTACCTGCAGGCGAGCCTTGGCGAGCATTGGCGCGTGCAGGCATGA
- a CDS encoding DUF2798 domain-containing protein, translating to MTPLPQPRRRKLRASATPYVFAFYMSAIMAMLMCFVITAATTGIDQDYLRKVLQAYQLAMPVAFVCVLMVRPVVMRLVAITVHPH from the coding sequence ATGACCCCTTTGCCCCAGCCACGCCGTCGCAAGCTCCGCGCCAGTGCCACACCCTATGTCTTCGCGTTCTACATGTCGGCGATCATGGCGATGCTGATGTGCTTCGTGATCACCGCTGCCACGACCGGCATCGACCAGGACTACTTGCGCAAAGTGCTCCAGGCCTACCAACTGGCGATGCCGGTGGCGTTCGTCTGCGTGCTGATGGTACGGCCCGTGGTGATGCGCCTGGTGGCCATCACCGTGCACCCGCACTGA
- a CDS encoding glutathione peroxidase, producing the protein MLTRWLAVPLLALAATSSSWAAGCPALLQGSLPELRGKGQVDLCQRYAGKPLVVINTASYCGFAPQFEGLEAAYKEYHEQGLEMLGVPSNDFKQEDADSEKTAKVCYANYGVTFTMTKTQPVRGKDAIPLFVELAQQSSAPKWNFYKYVVNRRGEVIGNFSSLTKPDDPAFRAAIEKAIASQP; encoded by the coding sequence ATGCTTACGCGTTGGCTCGCAGTACCCTTGCTCGCTTTGGCGGCCACTTCCTCCAGTTGGGCCGCCGGTTGTCCGGCGCTGCTGCAAGGCAGCCTGCCGGAGCTACGCGGCAAGGGCCAGGTCGATCTGTGCCAGCGCTACGCTGGCAAGCCGCTGGTGGTGATCAATACCGCCAGCTACTGCGGCTTCGCGCCGCAGTTCGAGGGGCTGGAGGCTGCCTACAAGGAGTATCACGAGCAGGGGCTGGAAATGCTCGGCGTGCCCTCCAACGACTTCAAGCAGGAAGATGCCGATAGCGAGAAGACCGCCAAGGTCTGCTACGCCAACTACGGTGTCACCTTCACCATGACCAAGACTCAGCCGGTGCGTGGCAAGGATGCGATTCCGCTGTTCGTCGAACTGGCACAGCAGAGCAGCGCACCCAAGTGGAATTTCTACAAGTATGTGGTGAACCGGCGAGGCGAAGTGATCGGCAATTTCTCCAGCCTGACCAAGCCGGATGATCCGGCGTTCCGGGCGGCCATCGAGAAGGCCATTGCTTCGCAGCCCTGA
- a CDS encoding MFS transporter codes for MTSVWRTSGWVLLGAALILALSLGVRHGFGLFLAPMSADFGWGREVFAFAIALQNLIWGLAQPFAGALADRLGAARVVIIGGILYAAGLVLMGMADSIWSLSLSAGLLIGIGLSGTSFSVILGVVGRAVPPEKRSMAMGIASAAGSFGQFAMLPGTLGLIQWLGWSAALLVLGLMVALIVPFVGLLRDRPLPSQGGEQTLGQALREACSHSGFWLLALGFFVCGFQVVFIGVHLPAYLVDQHLPATIGTTVLALVGLFNIVGTYTAGWLGGRMSKPRLLTSLYLLRAVVIVLFLWAPVTEFSAYLFGVAMGLLWLSTVPLTNGTVATLFGVRNLSMLGGIVFLFHQLGAFLGGWLGGVVYDRTGSYDLVWQISILLSLLAAALNWPVRERPVARLQAKAA; via the coding sequence ATGACTTCTGTTTGGCGAACCAGTGGCTGGGTGCTGCTCGGGGCGGCGCTGATCCTGGCGCTGTCGCTGGGTGTGCGACACGGCTTTGGCCTGTTCCTGGCCCCCATGAGCGCCGATTTTGGCTGGGGGCGTGAAGTCTTCGCCTTCGCCATTGCCCTGCAGAACCTGATCTGGGGATTGGCCCAGCCGTTCGCCGGCGCGCTGGCCGATCGCCTGGGCGCGGCGCGGGTGGTGATCATTGGCGGCATTCTCTACGCTGCCGGCCTGGTACTGATGGGCATGGCTGATTCGATCTGGTCGTTGTCGCTGAGTGCTGGCTTGCTGATCGGCATCGGGCTGTCCGGTACCTCGTTCTCGGTGATCCTCGGTGTAGTTGGCCGTGCGGTGCCGCCGGAGAAACGCAGCATGGCTATGGGTATCGCCAGCGCGGCGGGGTCGTTCGGCCAGTTCGCCATGCTGCCGGGTACGCTTGGGCTGATCCAGTGGCTGGGCTGGTCGGCAGCGTTGCTGGTGTTGGGTTTGATGGTGGCGCTGATCGTGCCTTTCGTCGGGCTGCTGCGCGATCGGCCGCTACCCAGTCAAGGCGGCGAGCAGACGCTGGGCCAGGCGTTGCGCGAGGCGTGCTCGCACTCCGGTTTCTGGTTGCTGGCCCTGGGCTTTTTCGTCTGTGGCTTCCAGGTGGTGTTCATCGGTGTGCACCTGCCGGCCTATCTGGTCGACCAGCACTTGCCGGCGACCATCGGTACCACGGTGCTGGCACTGGTCGGGTTGTTCAACATTGTCGGCACCTACACCGCCGGCTGGCTGGGCGGGCGCATGTCCAAGCCGCGTCTGCTGACCAGCCTGTACCTGCTGCGGGCGGTGGTGATCGTGCTGTTCCTGTGGGCACCGGTGACCGAATTCAGCGCCTACCTGTTCGGCGTCGCCATGGGCCTGTTGTGGTTGTCGACGGTGCCGCTGACCAACGGCACGGTGGCGACCCTGTTCGGGGTGCGTAACCTGTCGATGCTGGGGGGCATCGTGTTCCTGTTCCACCAGCTTGGCGCCTTCCTCGGTGGCTGGCTGGGCGGGGTGGTCTATGACCGCACGGGCAGCTATGACCTGGTCTGGCAGATCTCCATTCTGCTCAGCCTGCTGGCGGCGGCCCTCAATTGGCCGGTGCGCGAACGCCCGGTTGCGCGCCTGCAGGCCAAGGCGGCATGA